CGTCGCTGGCGCCGGCCGTGCCCGCGCTCGGCAAGTACGTCGAGGCGTTGCAGGCCCGGCCCGACCACGAGGGTCTGCGGGAGGTCGTCACCGGGCTGCTCACCGTGCCGGCGGATCGGCGCCGCCGGCTGGTCGACTCAGTCGTGGCCGCCTGCGCGGGCGGGTCGGCGGAGTTCCCGGTCGAGTTCGCGACCGCGGTCGAGCTGGGGCAGGCGTACCCGGACGATCCCGGGGTGGTGCTCGCGCTGCTGCTCAACCGGCTCACGCTGCGGCCGGGCGAGGCGATGTTCCTGGCCGCCGGCAACGTGCACTGCTACCTGCGCGGCACGGCGGTCGAGGTGATGGCCAACTCCGACAACGTGCTGCGCGGCGGGTTCACCTCCAAGCACATCGACGTGCCCGAGCTGCTGCGGGCCATGGACGTCAGCGACGGGCCCGCGCCGACGATGACGCCGAAGCCGTGCGGGCCGGGGCACGCGGCGTACCGGCCGCCCGTGCCGGACTTCCGGCTGGACGTGCTCCAGCTCGCGGCCGAGCCGGTCGAGATCGGGGTCACCGGGCCGCGGATCGTGCTGACCGTCGAGGGCAAGGCGGTCGTGCAGGCCGGGCCGCAGTTGCTCACGCTGCCGCGGGGGGCGTCGGCGTGGCTGCCGGCCGGACTGGACGCAACCGTCCACGGCACCGGCACGCTCGTCGCCGCCACCACCAACCTCTGACTGCCGCTCAGTTTCGGGGCTACTGAGCTAGACCGAGCCGACGGAGCGGCGGACGAGTTCGTCGACGCGGCGCGCGAGCTCCTCGTCCTCCAGCTCCACCGGACCGAGCGTCTCGGCCCAGGTCCGCTTCGCGCCGGTGCTGTCGGCCCACTCCAGCGCGCCGCTCCAGCGCTGTCGCCCACCGCCGGCCGGCTCGACCAGCGCGACCTGCATCGCATACCGGGCCGATCGGATCTGGACACCGGCGACGCCGCCGGCCGAGGTGATCGAGTGGGCTTCGTACCCCAGCGACCGCAGCAGCCTGGCCAGCCCGGCCGGCGACGCGACGTCGTCGCCGTACGAGTCGCGGCTGACCAGGGTCGCGCCCTCCCAGGGCGGGCTGCAGAGGAAGCGTGCCTCACCCGGGAACGTACGGTCGGCGAGGCCGGACTCGAGCAGCCCGCGCGTCTCCCGGGCCAGGTCGGTGACGGCGGTGAGCACCTGCTCGACCGCGGTGAGCAACGCGCCGAGCCGCTGCGGCGCGGACGGCCCGTTCGCGACGACCAGCGCGGCCTGCAGGTGCCGGCGGGCGGCCTCGACCTGCCGCGAGATCACCGCGGCGGCCGGCTCGTCCAGCGGCGCCTCCAGGACCGGCCGCGCGGCCTGCGCGGGCTCGGGCGCACCGATCGGATACACCGCGACGCCGTCCCCGGCAGCCGACGCCCCCGGCACCGGCTCGGCCGTCCAGACCGGAAGGTCGGGCCGCGCGAACGCGGCGGCGCCACTGAGATCGGCACCGGTGAGCGGATCGCTCCACTCGCCGGACGGT
Above is a window of Mycobacteriales bacterium DNA encoding:
- the manA gene encoding mannose-6-phosphate isomerase, class I, whose protein sequence is MRTTPVDARTADLLDNPVRPYAWGSTTEIPRLLGVPPTGRPQAELWMGAHPATPSLLRSGGSLTKRIEADPTGMLSAPVVRRFGARLPFLMKIIAAERPLSLQAHPNLDQAKAGYADEQQRRVPLDSPERSYVDPNHKPELLCALTSFEALCGFRALPDTMRLLSSLAPAVPALGKYVEALQARPDHEGLREVVTGLLTVPADRRRRLVDSVVAACAGGSAEFPVEFATAVELGQAYPDDPGVVLALLLNRLTLRPGEAMFLAAGNVHCYLRGTAVEVMANSDNVLRGGFTSKHIDVPELLRAMDVSDGPAPTMTPKPCGPGHAAYRPPVPDFRLDVLQLAAEPVEIGVTGPRIVLTVEGKAVVQAGPQLLTLPRGASAWLPAGLDATVHGTGTLVAATTNL